The following proteins are encoded in a genomic region of Herminiimonas arsenicoxydans:
- a CDS encoding putative HTH-type transcriptional regulator HexR (Hex regulon repressor) (Evidence 3 : Function proposed based on presence of conserved amino acid motif, structural feature or limited homology; Product type pr : putative regulator), protein MLLDSIRTQYDSLSKSEKKVALAVLEQPELAIAENITALAKKADVSEPTVVRFCRAIGFDGWHAFKMKLAQGLALAPGADESPAPEDLATDLVSKICSRSINTLLDLRNSLDANAIEQALQVLARANRIEFYGQGTSGIIAADAQHKFFRSGIPTVAYADPHIHSIAASLLKKGDAVVAISQRGNSIALLRSVQLARSCGADVVILAPSGTPLAELATVLIPIDLHFHTDPYTPISARLAHLVVIDILAVGLALRLSPERRKKMLNAQKALQKIEMQFDSFLR, encoded by the coding sequence ATGCTGCTTGATTCGATACGCACCCAGTACGACTCGCTTTCCAAATCGGAAAAAAAAGTCGCGCTCGCCGTATTGGAGCAGCCCGAGCTGGCGATCGCCGAAAACATCACGGCGCTGGCCAAAAAAGCCGATGTATCGGAACCGACCGTGGTGCGCTTTTGCCGCGCCATCGGCTTCGACGGCTGGCACGCATTCAAGATGAAGCTGGCGCAGGGCCTGGCGCTCGCACCGGGCGCCGATGAATCGCCGGCACCGGAAGATCTGGCGACCGATCTGGTCAGCAAGATTTGCAGCCGCTCCATCAATACCCTGCTCGACTTGCGCAACAGCCTGGACGCCAACGCCATCGAGCAGGCGCTGCAAGTGCTGGCGCGCGCCAATCGCATCGAGTTTTACGGCCAGGGCACCTCCGGCATCATTGCTGCCGACGCGCAGCACAAATTTTTTCGCTCCGGCATCCCGACGGTCGCCTATGCCGATCCGCACATCCACAGCATCGCCGCTTCCCTGCTGAAAAAAGGCGATGCAGTGGTCGCCATCTCGCAACGCGGCAACAGCATCGCCCTGCTGCGCAGCGTGCAACTGGCGCGCTCCTGCGGTGCCGATGTCGTCATCCTCGCGCCCAGCGGCACGCCGCTGGCAGAACTGGCGACCGTGCTGATCCCGATCGACCTGCACTTCCATACCGATCCCTACACGCCCATCTCGGCGCGACTCGCCCATCTGGTGGTGATCGATATTCTGGCCGTAGGGCTGGCATTGCGTTTGAGTCCCGAGCGCCGCAAGAAAATGCTCAACGCGCAAAAAGCCCTGCAGAAAATCGAAATGCAGTTCGATTCATTTCTGCGATAG
- the zwf gene encoding glucose-6-phosphate 1-dehydrogenase (G6PD) (Evidence 2a : Function of homologous gene experimentally demonstrated in an other organism; PubMedId : 91123224, 91310572, 7973728, 8344525; Product type e : enzyme), whose translation MALTDFDLVLFGGGGDLSMRKLIPAMYARDRAGDLPATAQIICIGRQNWNDAEFVQALNENARQHINEKVFAQASWDKFCARVRYVSLDATDAATYQPLNDVLRSDTNITRVFYLATPPTLFARICHNLSARGLATEHSRVVLEKPLGRDLASAKEINLEVGQVFKESQIFRIDHYLGKEAVQNLLALRFGNVLFEPLWRREWISDVQITIAEEIGVGNRMGYYETSGALRDMLQNHLLQLLCIVAMEPPLSVSADAVRDEKLKVLRSLKPFTPTTLARNIVRGQYRAGHVEGKAVPAYRQEKNANPESNTETFVAVKAEIDTWRWAGVPFYLRTGKRMADQLAEIVVRFKAIPHSIFTQSNSSFQPNCLVIRLQPDDGLQLNLMAKTPGDGMRLKPVELELDFAETFKAPRMDAYERLLLDVLRGQLTLFMRSDELEAAWEWVEPVLRYWEHEGNEPMPYTSGTWGPAAASALIGRDGLQWREEALPE comes from the coding sequence ATGGCTCTTACCGATTTTGATCTTGTCCTGTTTGGCGGCGGCGGCGATTTGTCGATGCGCAAACTGATCCCGGCAATGTATGCACGCGACCGCGCAGGCGATTTGCCGGCCACCGCGCAAATCATCTGCATCGGCCGTCAAAACTGGAACGATGCCGAATTCGTCCAGGCACTGAACGAAAATGCACGGCAGCACATCAATGAAAAAGTGTTCGCACAAGCGTCCTGGGACAAGTTCTGCGCCCGCGTGCGCTATGTCTCGCTGGACGCCACCGATGCCGCCACTTACCAGCCGCTCAACGATGTACTGCGCAGCGATACCAACATCACACGCGTGTTTTATCTGGCGACACCGCCTACGCTGTTTGCCAGGATTTGCCACAATCTGTCGGCACGCGGACTGGCCACCGAACATTCGCGCGTCGTGCTGGAAAAACCGCTGGGTCGCGACCTCGCCAGCGCAAAGGAAATCAATCTGGAGGTCGGTCAGGTCTTCAAGGAATCGCAAATTTTCCGCATCGACCATTACCTCGGCAAGGAAGCGGTGCAGAATCTGCTCGCTCTGCGCTTCGGCAATGTGCTGTTTGAACCGCTGTGGCGGCGCGAATGGATTTCCGACGTGCAGATCACGATTGCCGAAGAAATCGGCGTCGGCAATCGCATGGGTTATTACGAAACCTCCGGTGCACTGCGCGACATGCTGCAAAACCATTTGCTGCAATTGCTGTGTATCGTCGCCATGGAACCGCCGCTGTCCGTCTCTGCCGATGCAGTGCGCGATGAAAAGCTCAAGGTCCTGCGTTCGCTCAAACCGTTCACGCCGACCACGCTGGCCAGGAATATCGTGCGCGGCCAGTATCGCGCCGGCCATGTCGAAGGCAAGGCAGTGCCGGCCTACCGGCAGGAAAAAAATGCCAACCCGGAGTCAAATACCGAAACCTTCGTGGCCGTCAAAGCCGAGATCGATACCTGGCGCTGGGCCGGTGTGCCGTTCTATCTGCGTACCGGCAAACGCATGGCCGATCAGCTGGCCGAGATCGTGGTGCGTTTCAAGGCAATTCCGCATTCTATTTTTACGCAATCGAATAGCAGCTTTCAGCCGAACTGCCTGGTGATCCGTCTGCAGCCGGACGACGGCCTGCAATTAAATCTGATGGCCAAAACGCCAGGCGACGGCATGCGCCTGAAGCCGGTCGAACTCGAACTGGATTTCGCCGAAACCTTCAAGGCGCCGCGCATGGATGCCTATGAACGCCTGCTGCTGGATGTATTGCGCGGCCAACTGACCTTGTTCATGCGCAGCGACGAACTGGAAGCAGCGTGGGAATGGGTGGAACCCGTACTGCGCTACTGGGAGCACGAGGGCAATGAACCGATGCCGTATACATCCGGCACCTGGGGCCCCGCCGCAGCCAGCGCCCTGATCGGGCGCGATGGCTTGCAATGGCGCGAAGAAGCGTTGCCGGAATAG
- the pgi gene encoding Glucose-6-phosphate isomerase (GPI) (Phosphoglucose isomerase) (PGI) (Phosphohexose isomerase) (PHI) (Evidence 2a : Function of homologous gene experimentally demonstrated in an other organism; PubMedId : 89364675, 1593646, 2549364; Product type e : enzyme), with protein sequence MPMRTPSLIASPAFQALQQHHAEAKNWQVRDLFAQDPARFTKLSTEGAGLFFDYSKNIVNDQTMDLLHALARETRVEAQRDAMFAGEQINRTEHRAVLHTALRRPRSDKLALDGHDIIPDIHAVLDRMAAFSERVRSGTWRGYDGREITDIVNIGIGGSYLGPKMTCQALRSFGHPRLVMHFVSNVDGHDLDALLPRIDPATTLFIIASKTFGTSETMTNARSARAWLLRSTNASQLPKHFVAVSTQLDLVTEFGIAAENMFPFWDWVGGRYSVWSAIGLALVMYIGMDRFREFLAGAHAMDQHFQHTPLEKNLPVILALIGIWNRNFIGSTSISIAPYHQDLRLFPGYLQQLEMESNGKRIKVDGSKVEVATCPVIWGDVGTNGQHAYFQLLHQGTDVAVVDFIAALQPSHTLESHQLLLLANCFAQSEAFMRGRNADEVRADLQGQGLPPEEVEKLIPHRSFPGNRPSNTILMDALTPGTLGALIALYEHKVFVQGVIWGINSFDQWGVELGKLLAKNIAQELAEQARPAQHDSSTNGLIARAREKM encoded by the coding sequence TTGCCCATGCGCACTCCCTCTCTCATCGCCTCTCCTGCTTTTCAGGCGCTGCAACAACATCACGCGGAAGCGAAAAACTGGCAGGTACGCGATCTGTTTGCCCAGGATCCTGCGCGCTTTACCAAGCTCTCGACTGAAGGCGCAGGCCTGTTTTTCGATTACTCGAAGAATATCGTCAACGACCAGACCATGGATCTGCTGCATGCACTCGCGCGCGAAACCCGGGTGGAAGCGCAACGCGACGCGATGTTTGCCGGCGAACAAATCAATCGCACCGAACATCGCGCCGTACTGCATACCGCTTTGCGCAGGCCGCGCAGCGACAAACTGGCACTCGACGGCCACGACATCATTCCCGACATACACGCCGTACTCGACCGGATGGCTGCGTTTTCCGAACGGGTTCGTTCGGGTACATGGCGCGGCTACGACGGGCGCGAAATTACCGACATCGTCAATATCGGCATAGGCGGCTCATATCTGGGACCGAAAATGACTTGCCAGGCGCTGCGTTCGTTCGGTCATCCGCGCCTGGTCATGCATTTTGTTTCCAATGTGGACGGCCACGATCTCGATGCCCTGCTACCACGCATCGATCCTGCCACGACTCTTTTTATCATTGCCTCGAAAACCTTCGGCACGTCGGAAACCATGACGAATGCGCGCTCGGCGCGCGCCTGGTTGCTGCGCAGTACCAATGCCAGCCAGTTGCCCAAACATTTCGTTGCCGTCTCGACGCAACTGGATCTGGTTACCGAATTCGGCATAGCAGCGGAAAACATGTTCCCGTTCTGGGATTGGGTAGGCGGACGCTATTCGGTCTGGTCTGCGATCGGCCTGGCGCTGGTGATGTACATCGGCATGGATCGTTTCCGGGAATTTCTCGCCGGTGCGCATGCAATGGATCAGCATTTCCAGCACACACCGCTGGAAAAGAATCTGCCCGTCATTCTGGCACTGATAGGTATCTGGAATCGCAATTTCATCGGCAGCACGTCGATTTCAATCGCGCCGTATCACCAGGATTTGCGCCTGTTTCCCGGTTACCTACAGCAACTGGAAATGGAAAGCAACGGCAAGCGCATCAAGGTCGATGGTTCAAAGGTAGAAGTCGCAACCTGCCCCGTCATCTGGGGCGATGTAGGCACCAATGGCCAGCATGCCTATTTCCAGCTGCTGCATCAGGGCACCGATGTGGCGGTGGTCGATTTCATCGCGGCTCTGCAACCATCGCACACACTGGAATCGCATCAACTGCTTTTGCTGGCGAACTGCTTTGCCCAATCGGAAGCCTTCATGCGCGGCAGGAACGCGGATGAGGTACGCGCCGACTTGCAGGGACAGGGCTTGCCGCCTGAGGAAGTCGAAAAACTGATTCCGCATCGCAGCTTCCCCGGCAACCGTCCCAGCAACACTATTTTGATGGATGCGTTAACCCCGGGCACACTTGGTGCGTTAATCGCCCTGTATGAACACAAGGTGTTTGTACAAGGCGTGATCTGGGGCATTAACAGTTTCGATCAATGGGGCGTGGAACTGGGCAAGCTGCTGGCAAAAAACATCGCGCAGGAACTGGCGGAACAGGCCAGACCGGCGCAACATGACAGTTCGACCAATGGCTTGATTGCACGCGCCCGGGAAAAAATGTAA
- the edd gene encoding 6-phosphogluconate dehydratase (Evidence 2a : Function of homologous gene experimentally demonstrated in an other organism; PubMedId : 1624451; Product type e : enzyme) has translation MPLNPVVSAVTERIMERSRPYRAAYLNQLSESIQQGVQRSSLSCTNLAHGFAAFPANDKLVLKQQKNPSVAIISAYNDMLSAHQPYERFPRIIKDAVRAAGGVAQFAGGVPAMCDGITQGQPGMELSLFSRDTIAMSTAIALSHNMFDAAVFLGICDKIVPGLLIGALHFGHLPAVFIPGGPMTTGMSNSEKSRIRQLYAQGKIDREALLEAESKSYHDAGTCTFYGTANSNQMLMEVMGLHLPGSAFVTPNTPLRDALTVRAAQRAVEISAQGQTFTPVGRLVDEKTIVNAIVALLTTGGSTNHTIHLIAIAKAAGIVIDWNDFDQLSAVVPLLTRIYPNGEADVNHFHAAGGTGFVIRELLDAGLLHDDVTTILGEGLRAHCAEPFLDGDQAVWKPAPHISADESVLRPADRPFAPDGGLRLLTGNLGRAVIKISAVKPEYHRVEAPAIVFKSQEEFMHAYQDGKLNQDFVAVVRFQGPKANGMPELHALTPALGSLQDAGFHVALVTDGRMSGASGKVPAAIHVSPEVLAGGPLGKIRDGDIILLDAEAGILQALVDAAEWQQRPHASVDRSANVVGMGRELFAMFRSSVSIAEEGAATFALPRLLVPTDIEVNLPKGDAEPFSDEDTHVQQSI, from the coding sequence ATGCCGCTCAATCCCGTCGTGTCTGCTGTCACCGAGCGGATCATGGAGCGCAGTCGCCCTTATCGCGCTGCTTACCTGAATCAATTGTCGGAATCCATACAGCAGGGTGTGCAGCGCAGCTCCTTGTCCTGTACCAATCTCGCACACGGATTTGCGGCTTTCCCGGCCAACGACAAACTGGTATTGAAGCAGCAGAAAAATCCCTCGGTTGCCATCATCTCGGCTTACAACGACATGCTGTCGGCGCATCAGCCTTATGAGCGCTTTCCGCGCATCATCAAGGATGCGGTGCGTGCAGCGGGCGGCGTGGCGCAATTTGCCGGCGGCGTACCCGCCATGTGCGACGGCATTACGCAAGGGCAGCCGGGCATGGAACTGTCGCTGTTCTCGCGCGATACGATCGCGATGTCGACCGCCATTGCGCTGTCGCACAATATGTTCGATGCGGCGGTCTTTCTTGGCATCTGCGACAAGATCGTGCCGGGTTTGCTGATCGGCGCCTTGCACTTCGGCCACCTGCCTGCGGTGTTCATCCCGGGCGGGCCGATGACAACCGGCATGTCCAATTCCGAAAAATCCAGAATCCGTCAGCTCTACGCGCAGGGCAAGATCGATCGCGAAGCCTTGCTCGAAGCCGAATCCAAGTCTTATCACGATGCCGGCACCTGCACTTTTTACGGCACTGCCAACAGCAATCAGATGCTGATGGAAGTGATGGGCCTGCATCTGCCGGGCTCTGCATTCGTGACGCCGAATACGCCTTTGCGCGATGCCTTGACCGTACGGGCCGCCCAACGCGCAGTGGAAATCAGCGCGCAGGGACAAACCTTCACGCCGGTCGGTCGACTGGTCGACGAAAAAACCATCGTCAATGCCATCGTGGCGCTGCTGACTACCGGCGGATCGACCAATCACACGATCCATCTGATTGCGATTGCCAAGGCGGCCGGCATTGTGATCGACTGGAACGATTTCGACCAATTGTCGGCAGTCGTGCCGCTGCTGACGCGCATTTATCCAAACGGCGAAGCCGACGTCAATCATTTCCATGCCGCTGGCGGCACCGGGTTCGTGATTCGCGAATTGCTGGATGCAGGATTGCTGCATGACGATGTGACGACGATCCTGGGTGAAGGCTTGCGTGCGCATTGCGCCGAACCTTTTCTCGATGGCGATCAGGCAGTGTGGAAGCCGGCGCCGCACATCAGTGCCGACGAAAGCGTGTTGCGCCCGGCCGATCGGCCGTTTGCGCCGGATGGCGGCTTGCGTCTGCTGACCGGCAATCTCGGACGTGCGGTAATAAAAATTTCTGCGGTCAAGCCCGAGTATCACCGGGTCGAGGCGCCGGCAATTGTTTTCAAGTCGCAGGAAGAATTCATGCACGCCTATCAGGATGGAAAACTGAATCAGGATTTCGTTGCGGTCGTGCGCTTTCAGGGACCGAAGGCGAACGGCATGCCTGAATTGCATGCATTGACGCCTGCGCTCGGCAGCTTGCAGGATGCCGGTTTCCACGTCGCACTGGTGACCGACGGCCGCATGTCCGGCGCTTCCGGCAAGGTGCCGGCGGCCATTCACGTTTCGCCGGAAGTACTGGCCGGCGGCCCGCTGGGAAAGATACGCGATGGCGACATCATTCTGCTGGATGCCGAAGCGGGTATTTTGCAGGCCTTGGTCGATGCTGCCGAGTGGCAGCAACGGCCGCATGCATCGGTGGATCGTTCCGCGAACGTGGTGGGCATGGGACGCGAACTGTTTGCCATGTTCCGCTCATCGGTCAGCATCGCCGAAGAAGGCGCAGCAACATTTGCCCTGCCGCGCCTGCTTGTGCCGACCGATATCGAGGTCAATCTGCCGAAAGGCGATGCTGAACCGTTCAGCGACGAAGACACCCACGTTCAACAATCGATATGA
- the eda gene encoding bifunctional KHG/KDPG aldolase [Includes: 4-hydroxy-2-oxoglutarate aldolase (2-keto-4-hydroxyglutarate aldolase) (KHG-aldolase); 2-dehydro-3-deoxyphosphogluconate aldolase (Phospho-2-dehydro-3-deoxygluconate aldolase) (Phospho-2-keto-3-deoxygluconate aldolase) (2-keto-3-deoxy-6-phosphogluconate aldolase) (KDPG-aldolase)] (Evidence 2a : Function of homologous gene experimentally demonstrated in an other organism; PubMedId : 8145647, 88298837, 92104948, 92325055, 11274385, 11342129, 1978721; Product type e : enzyme), with the protein MNLLEIMRCSPVIPVIAIDDLSHAVPLARALVAGGIRVLEVTLRTQYGLAAIREIAEQVPEAILGVGTLTRHEDFAAARDAGAIFGVSPGLTKELIEGARSSGLPLLPGVMTPSEVMRAREAGFRQVKLFPAVPAGGVGMLNAIAGPLPDMLFCPTGGISQETAAQFLACKNVACVGGSWLTPKDALAAGDWARVTALAKAASALR; encoded by the coding sequence ATGAACCTGCTTGAAATTATGCGGTGCTCGCCGGTCATTCCGGTGATTGCTATTGATGATCTGTCGCATGCCGTACCGTTGGCACGAGCGCTGGTGGCAGGCGGCATCCGCGTACTGGAAGTGACCTTGCGGACGCAATACGGCCTGGCCGCCATTCGTGAAATAGCGGAGCAGGTTCCTGAAGCGATACTCGGCGTCGGTACGCTGACGCGACATGAAGATTTCGCAGCGGCACGCGATGCCGGTGCCATCTTTGGCGTGTCGCCCGGCTTGACGAAGGAGTTGATCGAAGGCGCACGTTCCAGCGGTTTGCCGCTGTTGCCGGGCGTGATGACGCCATCGGAAGTGATGAGGGCGCGCGAAGCGGGTTTTCGTCAGGTGAAGCTTTTCCCTGCAGTACCGGCTGGCGGCGTCGGCATGTTGAATGCGATTGCAGGTCCGCTGCCGGACATGCTGTTTTGTCCTACCGGCGGGATTTCACAAGAGACTGCCGCGCAGTTCCTTGCCTGTAAAAATGTGGCATGCGTAGGTGGGTCGTGGTTGACGCCGAAGGATGCGCTGGCGGCAGGGGATTGGGCGCGGGTTACCGCTTTGGCCAAGGCGGCTTCGGCGCTCAGATAG
- a CDS encoding putative ABC transporter, ATP-binding family protein (Evidence 3 : Function proposed based on presence of conserved amino acid motif, structural feature or limited homology; Product type pt : putative transporter): MLSTANITMQFGPKPLFENISVKFGDGNRYGLIGANGCGKSTFMKILGGDLDPSAGTVMLDPNERLGKLRQDQFAFEEMRVLDVVMMGHTEMWAAMSERDAIYANPEATDDDYMKAADLEAKFAEYDGYTAESRAGELLLGAGVAIDLHQGPMSNVSPGWKLRVLLAQALFSNPDILLLDEPTNNLDINTIRWLEDVLNERNSTMIIISHDRHFLNQVCTHVADMDYGTLKIYPGNYDDYMFASTQARNQQLANNAKAKDKVAELQEFVRRFAANKSKARQATSRAKQIEKIKVDDIKPSSRAYPFVRFDGEKKLHRLAVEAETISKAYDRQLFKNFSIMVEAGERIAIIGANGAGKTTLLRCIGGEEITGLAADQGRVKWAENANVGYMPQDPTEDFASDKNLTDWMGQWTQEGDDDQAVRSILGRLLFGGDDVKKSVRVLSGGEKGRMTYGKLMLGRHNVLLMDEPTNHMDMESIESLNIALEKYAGTLIFVSHDREFVSSLATRVLELKDGEIIDFQGTYEDYLSSQGIE; this comes from the coding sequence GTGCTTTCCACAGCTAATATCACGATGCAGTTCGGCCCCAAGCCGCTGTTTGAAAACATTTCCGTCAAATTTGGTGACGGCAACCGTTACGGCCTGATCGGTGCCAACGGTTGCGGCAAATCGACCTTCATGAAAATTCTCGGCGGCGATCTGGACCCGTCGGCTGGCACCGTCATGCTCGATCCGAACGAGCGTCTGGGTAAATTGCGCCAGGATCAATTTGCATTTGAAGAAATGCGCGTGCTGGATGTCGTGATGATGGGCCATACGGAAATGTGGGCGGCGATGTCGGAGCGCGATGCGATTTACGCGAATCCGGAAGCGACTGACGACGATTACATGAAGGCGGCTGATCTGGAAGCCAAGTTTGCCGAGTACGATGGTTACACCGCTGAGTCGCGTGCCGGCGAACTGTTGCTGGGTGCCGGCGTTGCCATCGATCTGCATCAGGGGCCGATGAGCAATGTCTCGCCAGGCTGGAAGCTGCGCGTATTGCTGGCGCAGGCGCTGTTCTCGAACCCGGACATACTGCTGCTCGACGAGCCGACCAACAACCTGGATATCAATACGATCCGCTGGCTGGAAGATGTGCTCAACGAGCGCAACTCGACCATGATCATCATTTCACATGATCGCCATTTCCTGAATCAGGTCTGTACGCACGTCGCCGATATGGATTACGGCACGCTGAAGATTTATCCGGGCAACTACGACGACTACATGTTTGCTTCGACGCAGGCGCGCAATCAGCAACTGGCGAACAATGCGAAAGCGAAAGACAAGGTTGCCGAGCTGCAGGAATTTGTCCGCCGCTTTGCCGCGAACAAATCCAAGGCACGTCAGGCGACGTCGCGCGCCAAGCAGATCGAAAAGATCAAGGTCGACGACATCAAGCCATCGTCGCGCGCTTATCCATTCGTGCGTTTTGACGGCGAGAAAAAACTGCATCGCCTGGCAGTGGAAGCGGAAACGATTTCAAAAGCATACGATCGCCAGCTGTTCAAGAACTTCAGCATCATGGTGGAAGCTGGTGAGCGCATCGCGATCATCGGCGCCAACGGTGCCGGTAAAACGACTTTGCTGCGCTGCATAGGCGGCGAGGAAATCACCGGACTGGCTGCGGATCAGGGGCGCGTCAAATGGGCCGAGAATGCCAATGTCGGCTACATGCCGCAAGATCCGACCGAGGATTTTGCCAGCGACAAGAATCTGACCGACTGGATGGGACAGTGGACGCAGGAAGGCGACGACGATCAGGCAGTACGTTCGATACTCGGTCGCCTGCTGTTCGGTGGCGACGATGTGAAGAAATCGGTCAGGGTATTGTCCGGCGGTGAAAAAGGGCGCATGACCTACGGCAAGCTGATGCTGGGCCGTCACAATGTGCTGCTGATGGATGAACCGACCAACCACATGGATATGGAGTCCATCGAATCGCTGAATATTGCGCTGGAAAAATATGCCGGTACGCTGATTTTCGTTTCGCATGACCGCGAATTCGTTTCTTCGCTGGCAACGCGCGTGCTGGAATTGAAAGATGGCGAAATCATCGATTTCCAGGGTACGTACGAGGATTATCTGTCCAGCCAGGGTATCGAGTAA
- the nadA gene encoding quinolinate synthetase A (Evidence 2a : Function of homologous gene experimentally demonstrated in an other organism; PubMedId : 2841129; Product type e : enzyme) produces the protein MQTQFIKTIEFERPGMESGSSCVAHAWARTPATPSPEEKIALKDRIRHLLKEREAVLVAHYYVDADLQDLAEETGGCVSDSLEMARFGRDHPAKTLVVAGVKFMGETAKILSPEKTILMPDLDATCSLDLGCPVDEFHAFCDAHPDRVVVVYANTSAAVKARADWMVTSSIGLKIVEHLHVQGKKILWAPDKHLGGYIQKQTGADMLLWQGSCLVHDEFKAVELELLKKEHPLAKVLVHPESPAAVVALADAVGSTSQLIHAAQTMDAPEFIVATDNGILHKMKMAAPGKIFIDAPTAGNSATCKSCAHCPWMAMNGLQNLLDVLESGRNEIHVDPEIGRKATVCIDRMLDFAAAQKANVRPSSDLAKEQKLFSGIGPA, from the coding sequence ATGCAGACCCAGTTTATTAAAACAATTGAATTTGAACGTCCCGGGATGGAAAGCGGCAGCAGTTGCGTGGCCCACGCGTGGGCACGCACACCGGCGACGCCATCGCCAGAAGAAAAAATCGCCCTGAAGGACCGCATCAGACACTTGCTGAAAGAGCGCGAAGCCGTATTGGTGGCGCATTACTACGTCGATGCCGATCTGCAGGATCTGGCGGAAGAAACCGGCGGCTGCGTGTCCGATTCGCTGGAAATGGCACGCTTCGGTCGCGATCATCCGGCCAAGACGCTGGTGGTAGCCGGCGTAAAGTTCATGGGTGAAACGGCGAAAATCCTGAGCCCTGAAAAAACCATTCTGATGCCGGATCTGGACGCGACCTGTTCGCTGGATCTCGGTTGTCCAGTCGACGAGTTCCATGCTTTCTGCGATGCGCATCCTGATCGCGTGGTCGTCGTGTATGCGAATACCAGCGCGGCAGTGAAGGCGCGCGCAGACTGGATGGTGACGTCATCCATCGGCTTGAAGATCGTCGAGCATCTGCATGTACAAGGCAAGAAAATCCTGTGGGCGCCGGACAAGCATCTGGGCGGCTACATACAAAAACAGACTGGCGCCGATATGCTGCTGTGGCAGGGTTCCTGCCTGGTGCACGATGAATTCAAGGCAGTGGAACTGGAGCTGCTGAAGAAGGAACATCCACTGGCGAAAGTGCTGGTGCATCCGGAATCGCCTGCTGCCGTCGTGGCGCTGGCCGATGCGGTCGGCTCGACTTCGCAACTGATCCATGCTGCGCAAACCATGGATGCGCCGGAATTCATCGTCGCTACCGACAACGGTATTTTGCACAAGATGAAAATGGCCGCGCCGGGCAAAATTTTCATCGATGCGCCGACTGCCGGCAATAGTGCGACCTGCAAAAGCTGTGCGCATTGCCCTTGGATGGCCATGAACGGTTTGCAGAATCTGCTGGACGTGCTGGAATCGGGCCGCAATGAAATTCACGTCGATCCGGAAATCGGTCGCAAGGCAACCGTTTGCATCGATCGCATGCTCGATTTCGCTGCCGCGCAAAAAGCCAATGTGCGTCCATCCAGCGATCTGGCAAAAGAACAAAAACTGTTTTCAGGAATAGGACCGGCATGA